In a genomic window of Gloeocapsopsis dulcis:
- a CDS encoding IS1 family transposase encodes MPACPICASSQTVKNGRIHNGKQRFKCHECGRQFVEHPQKKVIDQNTREWIDRLLLERISLAGIARVAQVSEQWLQSYVNQKYAQVPRQVQVTPKKGVLTIQCDELWSFVDHKGNKQWVWLALDADTREIVGVYIGTRDETAARQLWNSLSPVYRQCAVAYTDFWAAYAAVLPNKRHRAVGKETGKTSYVERFNNTLRQRVSRLVRKTLSFSRSLENHIGAIWYFVHYYNASLLV; translated from the coding sequence ATGCCTGCCTGCCCCATTTGTGCATCTTCTCAAACAGTCAAAAATGGTCGAATTCACAACGGTAAACAACGGTTCAAATGTCATGAATGCGGTCGGCAATTCGTAGAACATCCCCAAAAGAAGGTGATAGACCAAAACACACGGGAGTGGATTGACCGATTGCTGTTGGAGCGGATTTCCCTTGCTGGAATTGCTCGTGTAGCGCAGGTGTCTGAGCAATGGCTGCAAAGCTACGTTAATCAGAAATATGCTCAGGTGCCTCGGCAAGTGCAGGTGACACCCAAAAAAGGGGTGCTAACGATTCAGTGTGATGAGTTGTGGTCATTTGTAGACCACAAAGGCAACAAACAATGGGTTTGGTTAGCTCTGGATGCAGACACGCGTGAAATTGTTGGCGTTTACATTGGTACACGAGACGAAACGGCAGCTCGTCAATTGTGGAATTCTTTGTCCCCAGTCTACCGTCAATGTGCAGTTGCTTACACCGATTTTTGGGCAGCCTACGCAGCAGTTTTACCGAATAAGCGGCATCGTGCAGTCGGCAAAGAGACGGGCAAGACCAGTTATGTTGAGCGCTTCAACAACACGCTCAGGCAACGGGTCTCTCGATTGGTGCGAAAAACATTGTCCTTTTCTAGGTCATTGGAGAATCATATTGGGGCTATTTGGTATTTTGTGCATTACTACAATGCATCATTACTTGTTTAG